The following proteins are encoded in a genomic region of Streptomyces sp. NBC_01723:
- a CDS encoding family 16 glycoside hydrolase, translated as MPPRLFSRARRHLILLLASAVSAGGVLAAPASSAAPADIPPQEPGVTMRVFDVQTPLNELCTLKPGQTPNHDKLMPTVDWSSTADFGGIADNFVTEASGYLVAPRDGTYAFRLVSDDGSRLTLDGATVIDHDGLHGAEPKDGTAELTAGAHPLRVEHFDRGGGQQLQLSWMPPGESGFSVVPQEALSTDAGVVRVTAPGRKECEAGTDTPGDGLPLNSVRPDLTLTDLRPDGFEPQVSGMDWLPDGRLAISTWGGTDNVAGEVYLLDNVTGATSRDKVTVKKVAEGLREPMGIKYVDGALYVSQKHELTRLVDEDGDEVTDEYRTVATWPYGGNFHEFAFGLLYRDGYFYVNLSVAIDLGGATTTPQPAPGRGTTYRVSKKTGKISPVAGGLRTPNGIGWGPGGDLFATDNQGGWLPSSKLVHVKQDRFFNHYTEPAGPFEKSPVTEPVLWLPQNEIGNSPSTPQYVSKGTFAGQMLIGDVTYGGLQRAYLEKVRGQYQGAVFRYTQGLEAGVNRISVGPDGAVYAGGLGADGNWGQEGKLKFGLQKLTPNGGNTFDIQKMRAVPGGFDLTYTQPVSEETAAELADRYRVEQWGYTPTADYGGPKIAEEELAVRSATLSGDGRTVRLRLDGLKPDRVVHVRSPRPFSSESGEALWSTEAWYTLNEMPGKQPPPATLYEAEEARLTGKAGIDTDHAGYSGSGFVDRYATEGGVATTFDVTVPKSGTYDVGLRYSNGPNPFEGTKSLSLYANGKKVRQTRLESTGDWDTWSTRTERLKLRAGHNTVSYRYDAGDTGHVNLDLVTVHPRGARVALFDGTAASQEQWQHTDGRRVAWPLAEEKSMEVCCGDIRTKDAYQDFKLHVEFRVPLLPPDVTGQDRGNSGIFLQDRYELQILDSYGDTTLDTNEAGAIYLKKAPDTNAAAAPETWQTYDVVFRAARFDDGGRKTADARVTVVWNGQKVHDDIVLDGPTASGRAETPSAGAIRLQDHGNKVRFRNIRVEPLT; from the coding sequence ATGCCCCCACGGCTGTTCTCGCGCGCCCGAAGACACCTCATCCTCCTGCTGGCGTCAGCAGTGTCCGCCGGCGGCGTCCTGGCGGCCCCGGCCTCCTCCGCGGCCCCGGCGGACATCCCGCCGCAGGAACCCGGGGTCACCATGCGGGTGTTCGACGTCCAGACGCCCCTGAACGAGCTGTGCACCCTCAAACCGGGCCAGACCCCCAACCACGACAAGCTGATGCCGACGGTCGACTGGTCCAGTACGGCCGACTTCGGCGGCATCGCCGACAACTTCGTGACGGAGGCGTCCGGTTACCTGGTCGCCCCCCGCGACGGCACCTACGCGTTCCGGCTCGTCAGCGACGACGGCTCCCGGCTCACGCTGGACGGCGCCACGGTGATCGACCACGACGGCCTGCACGGCGCCGAGCCGAAGGACGGCACGGCCGAGCTCACCGCCGGCGCGCACCCGCTGCGCGTCGAGCACTTCGACCGCGGCGGCGGCCAGCAGCTGCAACTGTCCTGGATGCCGCCGGGAGAGAGCGGCTTCAGCGTCGTCCCGCAGGAGGCGCTGAGCACCGACGCCGGGGTCGTCCGGGTGACGGCGCCGGGCCGCAAGGAGTGCGAGGCGGGCACCGACACCCCCGGCGACGGTCTGCCGCTGAACTCGGTACGCCCCGACCTGACCCTCACCGACCTGCGCCCCGACGGATTCGAGCCCCAGGTCAGCGGCATGGACTGGCTGCCCGACGGACGTCTCGCGATCAGCACCTGGGGCGGCACCGACAACGTTGCCGGGGAGGTGTATCTCCTCGACAACGTCACCGGCGCGACCAGCCGCGACAAGGTCACCGTCAAGAAGGTGGCCGAGGGGCTGCGCGAGCCGATGGGCATCAAGTACGTCGACGGCGCGCTCTACGTGTCCCAGAAGCACGAACTCACCCGGCTGGTCGACGAGGACGGCGACGAGGTGACCGACGAGTACCGCACGGTCGCCACCTGGCCGTACGGCGGCAACTTCCACGAGTTCGCCTTCGGGCTGCTCTACCGCGACGGGTACTTCTACGTGAACCTCTCCGTCGCCATCGACCTCGGCGGCGCGACCACCACACCGCAGCCCGCGCCGGGCCGCGGGACGACGTACAGGGTCAGCAAGAAGACCGGGAAGATCAGCCCGGTCGCGGGCGGGCTGCGCACGCCCAACGGCATCGGCTGGGGCCCCGGCGGCGACCTCTTCGCCACCGACAACCAGGGCGGATGGCTGCCGTCCTCGAAGCTCGTCCACGTCAAGCAGGACCGCTTCTTCAACCACTACACCGAGCCCGCGGGCCCCTTCGAGAAGTCCCCGGTCACCGAACCGGTGCTGTGGCTGCCGCAGAACGAGATCGGCAACTCGCCCTCCACGCCGCAGTACGTGAGCAAGGGCACCTTCGCCGGTCAGATGCTGATCGGCGACGTCACCTACGGCGGCCTCCAGCGCGCCTACCTGGAGAAGGTGAGGGGCCAGTACCAGGGCGCCGTCTTCCGCTACACCCAGGGCCTGGAGGCCGGGGTCAACCGGATCTCCGTGGGCCCCGACGGCGCGGTCTACGCCGGCGGTCTCGGCGCGGACGGCAACTGGGGACAGGAGGGCAAGCTGAAGTTCGGTCTGCAGAAGCTGACGCCGAACGGCGGCAACACCTTCGACATCCAGAAGATGCGGGCCGTACCGGGCGGCTTCGACCTCACGTACACCCAGCCGGTCTCCGAGGAGACCGCCGCGGAACTCGCCGACCGCTACCGGGTCGAGCAGTGGGGCTACACGCCGACCGCCGACTACGGCGGCCCGAAGATCGCCGAGGAGGAGCTGGCCGTGCGGTCGGCGACCCTCTCCGGCGACGGGCGGACCGTGCGGCTGCGGCTGGACGGGCTCAAGCCGGACCGCGTGGTGCACGTGCGCTCCCCGCGTCCCTTCAGCTCGGAGTCCGGTGAGGCGCTGTGGAGCACCGAGGCCTGGTACACGCTCAACGAGATGCCCGGCAAGCAGCCCCCGCCGGCCACCCTGTACGAGGCCGAGGAGGCCCGCCTGACGGGCAAGGCCGGCATCGACACCGACCACGCCGGCTACTCCGGCAGCGGGTTCGTCGACCGCTACGCCACCGAGGGCGGGGTAGCCACGACGTTCGACGTGACCGTCCCGAAGTCGGGCACCTACGACGTGGGCCTGCGCTACTCCAACGGCCCGAACCCCTTCGAGGGCACCAAGTCGCTGTCCCTGTACGCCAACGGGAAGAAGGTGCGGCAGACGCGGCTCGAGTCCACCGGGGACTGGGACACCTGGTCCACGCGCACCGAGCGGCTGAAGCTGCGCGCGGGCCACAACACGGTGTCCTACCGGTACGACGCCGGGGACACCGGCCACGTCAACCTCGACCTGGTGACCGTGCACCCGCGGGGCGCCCGCGTCGCCCTGTTCGACGGCACCGCGGCCTCGCAGGAGCAGTGGCAGCACACGGACGGGCGGCGGGTGGCCTGGCCGCTCGCCGAGGAGAAGTCGATGGAGGTGTGCTGCGGTGACATCCGTACCAAGGACGCCTACCAGGACTTCAAACTGCACGTGGAGTTCCGCGTCCCCCTGCTGCCGCCCGACGTGACCGGCCAGGACCGCGGCAACAGCGGCATCTTCCTCCAGGACCGCTACGAGCTGCAGATCCTCGACTCCTACGGTGACACCACCCTGGACACCAACGAGGCAGGTGCGATCTATCTCAAGAAGGCGCCCGACACCAACGCGGCCGCGGCCCCGGAGACCTGGCAGACGTACGACGTCGTCTTCCGTGCCGCCCGCTTCGACGACGGCGGCCGCAAGACCGCCGACGCGCGGGTGACGGTGGTCTGGAACGGCCAGAAGGTCCACGACGACATCGTCCTCGACGGGCCCACCGCCTCCGGCCGGGCCGAGACACCGTCGGCCGGGGCGATCCGGTTGCAGGACCACGGGAACAAGGTCCGTTTCCGGAACATCCGGGTGGAACCCCTCACCTGA
- a CDS encoding TetR family transcriptional regulator produces the protein MNTRPEASLAQRKRQLVSDELTEAALQLLASKGFDAVTIDEIASTAGVSKRTFFRYFASKEDVVVQFLTDMGAGIHQELADRPTTERPSLALRNALSAPIAACADHSDRALRVVQLILRTPALHARFLERQGQWREDLTAELALRPGPAADVDLYPQLAAGMALTAFNTVLHRWSESDGTEDPVALTERAFAVIAPALDAVRPEA, from the coding sequence GTGAACACTCGCCCCGAAGCCAGCCTGGCCCAGCGCAAGCGTCAACTCGTCTCGGACGAACTGACCGAGGCGGCGCTGCAACTGCTGGCCTCGAAGGGGTTCGACGCGGTCACCATCGACGAGATCGCGAGCACCGCGGGAGTGTCCAAGAGGACGTTCTTCCGGTACTTCGCGTCCAAGGAGGACGTGGTCGTTCAGTTCCTGACCGACATGGGCGCCGGCATCCATCAGGAGCTGGCCGACCGCCCCACCACCGAACGCCCTTCCCTGGCGTTGCGGAACGCCCTTTCGGCCCCCATCGCCGCCTGCGCCGATCACTCGGACAGAGCACTGCGGGTGGTCCAGCTGATTCTGCGCACCCCGGCCCTGCACGCCCGCTTCCTGGAGCGGCAGGGACAGTGGCGCGAGGACCTGACGGCGGAGCTGGCCCTCCGTCCGGGCCCCGCCGCGGACGTCGACCTCTATCCCCAACTGGCCGCGGGGATGGCGCTGACCGCGTTCAACACCGTGCTGCACCGCTGGAGCGAGAGCGACGGCACCGAGGATCCGGTGGCACTGACCGAGCGGGCCTTCGCCGTCATCGCCCCGGCGCTCGACGCCGTCCGCCCGGAGGCGTGA
- the glpK gene encoding glycerol kinase GlpK produces the protein MADFIGAVDQGTTSTRFMIFDHGGNEVAKHQLEHEQILPRSGWVEHDPVEIWERTNSVMQNALRNGGLSGSDLAAIGITNQRETTVVWDPRTGRPYYNAIVWQDTRTDAIAANLERSGRGDVIRRKAGLPPATYFSGGKIQWILENVDGVREAAEQGHAVFGNTDCWVLWNLTGGPDGGIHATDVTNASRTMLMNLETLDWDDELLGFFGIPRSMLPTINPSSHREAYGTTRTSRPLRAAVPITGVLGDQHAATVGQVCFSPGEAKNTYGTGNFLVLNTGTELVRSEHGLLTTVAYQFGDSPAVYALEGSIAVTGSAVQWLRDQMKIIKTAAESEELARSVEDNGGMYFVPAFSGLFAPYWRSDARGAIVGLARYNDNAHLARATLEAICYQSRDVVVAMEQDSGVHLDVLRVDGGVTANDLCMQIQADVLGVPVSRPVVAETTALGAAYAAGLATGFWRDTDELRTHWRESRRWEPQWSEERRAEGYAGWKMAVERTLDWVKVPES, from the coding sequence ATGGCGGACTTCATCGGCGCGGTGGACCAGGGGACCACCAGCACCCGATTCATGATCTTCGACCACGGCGGCAACGAGGTCGCGAAGCACCAACTGGAGCACGAGCAGATCCTCCCGCGCTCCGGATGGGTGGAGCACGACCCGGTCGAGATCTGGGAGCGCACCAACTCGGTGATGCAGAACGCGCTGCGCAACGGCGGCCTGTCGGGCAGCGACCTGGCGGCCATCGGCATCACCAACCAGCGCGAGACCACGGTGGTCTGGGACCCCCGCACCGGGCGTCCCTACTACAACGCCATCGTGTGGCAGGACACCCGCACCGACGCCATCGCGGCCAACCTGGAGCGCTCGGGACGGGGCGACGTCATCCGCCGCAAGGCCGGGCTGCCCCCGGCGACGTACTTCTCCGGCGGAAAGATCCAGTGGATCCTGGAGAACGTCGACGGCGTCCGCGAGGCGGCCGAACAGGGCCACGCCGTGTTCGGCAACACGGACTGCTGGGTGCTGTGGAACCTGACCGGCGGTCCCGACGGCGGCATCCACGCCACCGACGTGACCAACGCGAGCCGCACCATGCTGATGAACCTGGAGACGCTCGACTGGGACGACGAACTGCTGGGCTTCTTCGGGATCCCGCGGAGCATGCTGCCCACCATCAACCCGTCCTCGCACCGGGAGGCGTACGGCACCACCCGGACCTCCCGGCCGCTGCGCGCCGCCGTTCCCATCACCGGCGTCCTCGGCGACCAGCACGCGGCGACCGTCGGGCAGGTCTGCTTCTCGCCCGGCGAGGCCAAGAACACCTACGGCACCGGCAACTTCCTGGTCCTCAACACCGGCACCGAACTGGTTCGTTCGGAGCACGGCCTGCTCACCACGGTGGCCTACCAGTTCGGCGACAGCCCGGCGGTCTACGCGCTGGAGGGCTCCATCGCGGTGACGGGTTCGGCGGTGCAGTGGCTGCGCGACCAGATGAAGATCATCAAGACCGCGGCCGAGAGCGAGGAACTGGCCCGTTCCGTCGAGGACAACGGCGGCATGTACTTCGTCCCCGCCTTCTCCGGCCTGTTCGCCCCCTACTGGCGCTCCGACGCCCGAGGCGCGATCGTCGGGCTCGCCCGGTACAACGACAACGCGCACCTGGCACGGGCGACGCTGGAGGCCATCTGCTACCAGAGCCGCGACGTGGTCGTGGCCATGGAGCAGGACTCCGGCGTCCACCTGGACGTGCTCAGGGTCGACGGCGGTGTGACCGCCAACGACCTCTGCATGCAGATCCAGGCCGACGTCCTCGGCGTCCCGGTCAGCCGCCCGGTCGTCGCGGAGACCACCGCGCTCGGCGCGGCCTACGCGGCGGGGCTCGCGACGGGCTTCTGGCGGGATACCGACGAACTGCGCACGCACTGGCGCGAGTCGAGGCGCTGGGAACCCCAGTGGTCCGAGGAGCGGCGCGCGGAAGGTTACGCCGGCTGGAAGATGGCCGTGGAGCGCACCCTCGACTGGGTCAAGGTGCCCGAGAGCTGA
- a CDS encoding PGPGW domain-containing protein — MARGVESIRRTALGAVGAVLLVIGVALLVLPGPGLLLVFAGVLLLSRAIPALDRFVAPARARAMRAAEESVSSRWRIAGAVLVGLFLLAAGVVWGLFPELPFSGWATGASLIISGCVLFALLVWSHRRVQAQRREAEPPADRAR; from the coding sequence ATGGCGCGCGGTGTCGAATCGATCCGGCGGACCGCACTCGGTGCCGTCGGCGCCGTTCTGCTGGTGATCGGCGTCGCCCTCCTGGTGCTGCCCGGCCCGGGCCTGCTGCTCGTCTTCGCGGGGGTGTTGCTGCTCTCGCGCGCGATCCCGGCGCTGGACCGGTTCGTCGCCCCCGCCCGGGCGCGGGCGATGCGCGCCGCCGAGGAGAGCGTCTCCTCCCGCTGGCGGATCGCCGGGGCGGTGCTCGTGGGTCTGTTCCTCCTCGCCGCCGGCGTGGTGTGGGGCCTCTTCCCCGAGCTGCCGTTCTCCGGATGGGCCACCGGGGCGAGTCTGATCATCTCCGGCTGCGTCCTCTTCGCCCTGCTCGTGTGGAGTCACCGCCGCGTTCAGGCGCAGCGCCGGGAGGCAGAGCCTCCCGCGGACCGCGCGCGTTGA
- a CDS encoding oxidoreductase, translating to MTQQRCWTTERIADQSARVFVVTGAGSGLGLATTRALAERGGHVILAVRDEEKGRRAAARISAGTPGGRLEVRRLDLADLESVRAFAQGVRADHPRVDVLVNNAGIMAPPRRLSAQGHESQFACNHLGHFALTGLLIDLLAGARDPRVVTVTSANHRQGRLFLDDLTGERHYSPMGFYNQSKFANAVFGRELHRRLARAGSPVRSVLAHPGYSATGLQTSAPVAAVRFLFGRLLLPLAQSAERGALPQLYAATDPGALSGDFMGPDGPGELRGGPTRVRLSPAADDEATGRRLWDLSERLTGVRYPLSSTAV from the coding sequence ATGACACAACAGCGATGTTGGACCACCGAGCGGATCGCGGACCAGAGCGCACGGGTGTTCGTCGTCACCGGAGCCGGCAGCGGCCTGGGCCTGGCGACCACCCGGGCCCTCGCCGAGCGGGGCGGACACGTGATCCTCGCCGTGCGTGACGAGGAGAAGGGACGGCGGGCGGCCGCGCGGATCTCCGCCGGGACGCCGGGCGGCCGCCTGGAGGTGCGCCGGCTCGACCTGGCCGACCTCGAATCGGTGCGGGCCTTCGCCCAGGGGGTGCGTGCCGACCATCCGAGGGTCGACGTGCTCGTCAACAACGCCGGCATCATGGCGCCGCCCCGGCGACTGAGCGCGCAGGGGCACGAGTCGCAGTTCGCCTGCAACCACCTGGGCCACTTCGCGCTCACCGGCCTGCTGATCGACCTGCTGGCCGGAGCGCGGGACCCCCGCGTGGTGACGGTGACGTCCGCCAACCACCGGCAGGGGCGCCTCTTCCTCGACGACCTCACCGGTGAACGCCACTACTCACCCATGGGGTTCTACAACCAGTCGAAGTTCGCGAACGCCGTCTTCGGACGGGAGCTGCACCGGCGACTGGCCAGGGCGGGCAGCCCGGTGCGCAGCGTCCTCGCGCACCCGGGCTACAGCGCCACCGGCCTGCAGACGAGCGCGCCGGTCGCCGCCGTGCGGTTCCTGTTCGGCCGCCTTCTCCTCCCCCTGGCCCAGTCCGCCGAGCGGGGCGCCCTCCCGCAGCTGTACGCGGCGACCGACCCGGGCGCGCTGAGCGGCGACTTCATGGGCCCGGACGGACCGGGCGAGCTGAGGGGTGGACCGACGCGGGTACGGCTGTCGCCGGCGGCGGACGACGAAGCCACCGGCCGCCGGCTGTGGGACCTGTCGGAGCGGCTGACCGGCGTCCGGTACCCGCTTTCGTCCACGGCCGTCTGA
- a CDS encoding alpha/beta hydrolase family protein, with translation MPREGHLTVHATLPTPVLSVAPVTLPAPGRAVDLQVRVSAPVTGSELPVVLLSHGQGQSNHLSSLNGYAPLAHYWAAHGFVVIQPTHLSSRSLGLDPGTPGAPLFWRSRAEDMTHVLDRLNVLEEAVPQLSGRLDRGRVAVAGHSMGGHTASLLLGARLTDPDDGTEVDLTEPRIKAGVLLAAPGRGGDALSGWAAANLPFLLTTDFSTMTTPALVVAGDKDDSPHLTAGGPEWHADPYFLAPGPKSLLTLFDAEHGLGGIAGYDVAETTDENPGRVAAVQRLTWAYLRGALYAGDTAWRSACAELTAGPNASARLESK, from the coding sequence CTGCCGCGCGAAGGACACCTCACCGTGCACGCCACGCTTCCCACACCCGTGCTCTCCGTCGCCCCGGTCACGCTGCCCGCCCCCGGCCGCGCCGTGGACCTCCAGGTCCGGGTCTCCGCGCCTGTCACCGGCAGCGAGCTGCCGGTCGTGCTCCTCTCGCACGGACAGGGCCAGTCGAACCACCTCTCCTCCCTCAACGGCTACGCACCCCTCGCCCACTACTGGGCGGCACACGGCTTCGTCGTGATCCAGCCGACCCACCTCAGCTCCAGGAGCCTCGGCCTGGACCCCGGCACCCCCGGCGCACCCCTGTTCTGGCGCTCCCGCGCCGAGGACATGACGCACGTCCTCGACCGGCTCAACGTCCTGGAGGAGGCGGTCCCCCAGCTCTCCGGCCGACTGGACCGGGGCCGGGTCGCCGTGGCCGGGCACTCGATGGGCGGGCACACCGCGAGCCTGCTGCTGGGCGCCCGGCTCACCGATCCGGACGACGGCACGGAGGTGGACCTCACCGAGCCCCGCATCAAGGCGGGCGTCCTGCTGGCCGCGCCCGGCCGGGGCGGCGACGCCCTCAGCGGGTGGGCGGCGGCCAATCTGCCGTTCCTGCTGACCACGGACTTCTCCACGATGACGACGCCCGCGCTCGTGGTCGCCGGCGACAAGGACGACTCGCCCCACCTCACGGCCGGCGGGCCCGAGTGGCACGCCGACCCCTACTTCCTCGCCCCGGGCCCCAAGTCCCTGCTCACCCTCTTCGACGCCGAGCACGGGCTCGGCGGGATCGCCGGGTACGACGTCGCCGAGACCACCGACGAGAACCCCGGGCGGGTGGCCGCGGTGCAGCGGCTCACCTGGGCCTACCTGCGCGGCGCGCTGTACGCGGGGGACACGGCCTGGCGGTCGGCTTGCGCGGAGCTGACGGCCGGACCGAACGCGTCCGCGCGCCTCGAGTCCAAGTAG
- a CDS encoding MIP/aquaporin family protein, which yields MAERLKRHGLIGEVSAEFAGTMILILFGCGVVAQVAAGGALTDPAGGLGDHDSIAWAWGFGVTLGVYVAARLSGAHLNPAVTLALATFKGFPWRKVLPYALAQTAGAFVAALIVRWNYSEALAKADPGLTIKTQTVFSTLPANGNPALPVHEWGAFRDQVIGTAILLLLILAVTDMLNTPPGANLGAFIIGLIVVAIGMAYGTNAGYAINPARDFGPRLASFLTGYGGAWRDQYGNLYFWVPILGPLIGGVLGAGLYKVFVGRFLPTAEPEPPGRVPASEG from the coding sequence ATGGCTGAGCGGCTCAAAAGACACGGTCTGATCGGTGAAGTGTCGGCCGAATTCGCCGGCACGATGATCCTTATCCTCTTCGGCTGCGGCGTGGTCGCCCAGGTCGCGGCGGGCGGTGCCCTCACCGACCCCGCCGGCGGCCTCGGGGACCACGACAGCATCGCCTGGGCGTGGGGCTTCGGTGTCACGCTCGGCGTCTATGTGGCGGCCCGGCTGAGTGGCGCCCACCTCAACCCGGCGGTGACCCTCGCCCTCGCCACCTTCAAGGGCTTCCCCTGGCGCAAGGTGCTCCCGTACGCACTGGCCCAGACGGCGGGCGCCTTCGTGGCGGCGCTCATCGTCCGCTGGAACTACAGCGAGGCCCTGGCGAAGGCCGACCCCGGGCTCACCATCAAGACGCAGACGGTGTTCTCCACCCTGCCCGCCAACGGCAACCCGGCGCTCCCGGTGCACGAGTGGGGCGCGTTCCGCGACCAGGTCATCGGCACCGCCATCCTGCTGCTGCTGATCCTGGCCGTCACGGACATGCTGAACACCCCGCCGGGCGCGAACCTGGGCGCCTTCATCATCGGCCTGATCGTGGTCGCGATCGGCATGGCCTACGGCACCAACGCCGGCTACGCCATCAACCCGGCCCGTGACTTCGGTCCCCGGCTGGCCAGCTTCCTCACCGGGTACGGGGGCGCGTGGCGAGATCAGTACGGAAATCTCTACTTCTGGGTGCCGATCCTCGGCCCGCTGATCGGAGGCGTGCTCGGCGCCGGTCTGTACAAGGTGTTCGTCGGCCGGTTCCTGCCGACCGCCGAGCCCGAACCGCCGGGGCGTGTCCCGGCATCAGAAGGCTGA
- the nadE gene encoding ammonia-dependent NAD(+) synthetase: MSEPASIALQLEIARELEVAETFDADREIERRVAFLADRLTSTGLRSLVLGISGGVDSTTAGRLCQLAVERARAAGHEARFYAMRLPHGVQADEHHAQLALSFIQADQVLTVDVRPASDAALDALLAADVAFRDDHHQDFVHGNIKARQRMIAQYAVAGAHQGLVVGTDHAAEAVSGFFTKFGDGAADLVPLTGLTKRRVRALADRLGAPAELVGKVPTADLESLAPGKADEDALGVTYEEIDDFLEGKPVKDEAFQRIVTRYRQTDHKRMLPIAP, translated from the coding sequence ATGAGCGAGCCGGCGTCCATCGCCCTGCAACTGGAGATCGCCCGGGAACTCGAGGTCGCGGAGACCTTCGACGCCGACCGGGAGATCGAACGCCGGGTGGCCTTCCTGGCCGACCGGCTGACCTCCACCGGGCTGCGGTCCCTCGTGCTCGGCATCAGCGGAGGCGTCGACTCCACCACCGCGGGCCGGCTGTGCCAGCTCGCCGTGGAGCGGGCCCGGGCCGCCGGCCACGAGGCGCGCTTCTACGCGATGCGGCTGCCGCACGGCGTCCAGGCCGACGAGCACCACGCCCAGCTCGCGCTCTCCTTCATCCAGGCCGACCAGGTGCTGACCGTCGACGTGAGGCCCGCGAGCGACGCGGCGCTCGACGCCCTGCTCGCCGCCGACGTGGCGTTCCGCGACGACCACCACCAGGACTTCGTGCACGGGAACATCAAGGCCCGGCAGCGCATGATCGCCCAGTACGCGGTGGCCGGGGCGCACCAGGGCCTCGTCGTCGGCACCGACCACGCGGCCGAGGCGGTCTCCGGATTCTTCACCAAGTTCGGCGACGGCGCCGCCGACCTGGTGCCGCTGACCGGTCTCACCAAGCGCCGTGTGCGTGCCCTGGCGGACCGGCTGGGGGCGCCCGCCGAGCTGGTGGGCAAGGTGCCGACGGCCGACCTGGAGTCCCTCGCCCCCGGCAAGGCCGACGAGGACGCCCTCGGCGTCACCTACGAGGAGATCGACGACTTCCTGGAGGGCAAGCCGGTCAAGGACGAGGCCTTCCAGAGGATCGTCACCCGCTACCGTCAGACCGACCACAAACGCATGCTGCCGATCGCGCCCTGA